In the Sinomonas cyclohexanicum genome, CGGACGCCCTCGTAGTCGCCGTAGTCCCACTCGACGGCATTGGGCTCCGGCTGCGCCTCGGGGTATCCCGCGAGCTCGGCGGTCCGGCGGGCCCGCTGCAGCGGCGAGGTCAGCACGAGGCCGAAGTCGACGCCGTAGAGCGTCTTGCCGGCCGTCCTAGCCTGCTCCTCGCCGACAGGAGTCAGGGGAAGGTCCGTCAGGCCGGTGTACTGGCCGCTCTTCGACCACTCCGTCTCGCCGTGCCGCAGGAGCCAGAGCCGCGTGAGCCCGAAGTCCTCCATGCCGGGAAGGCCCATGCCGTTCATCTAGTGCCCCTCGCTCTCGACGGCGCCGCTCTCGGGCGTGCTGCCCTCCGGCTGCTCCGCCCACCATTGAAGCAGTCGCTCGCGCGCCGTGTCGTGGGGCAGCGGGCCGTTCTCCATCCGCTCATTGAGCAGGAACTGGTAGGCCCGCCCCACGAGCGGCCCCGGCCGGATGCCCAGGATGTCCATGATCTGGGCGCCGTCCAGGTCTGGACGGATCGCGGCCAGCTCCTCACGCTCGGCGAGCTCGGCGATGCGTTGTTCGAGGTCGTCGTAGGCGAAGGAGAGGCGGTCCGCCTTGCGCTGGTTGCGGGTCGTGACGTCCGAGCGCGTGAGCCGGTGCAGCCTTTCCAGGAGGGGCCCGGCATCCGTCACGTAGCGGCGAACGGCAGAGTCGGTCCAGCCCGCGTCTCCGTACCCATAGAACCGCATGTGCAGCTCGACGAGCCGCGCCACCGCCTTGATCGTGTCGTTGTCGAAGCGCAGCGCCTTCATGCGTTTCTTGACGATCTTCGCGCCGACCACGTCATGGTGGCGAAAGGAGACCCCGCCGCCAGGTTCGAACCGGCGCGTTGCCGGCTTGCCGGCGTCGTGCATCAGCGCCGCGAACCGCAGCACGAAATCGGGGCCGGGCACCGGCCCGTCCGGGCCCGTCTCGAGGCCGATGGCCTGCTCGAGGACCGTGAGCGAGTGCTGGTAGACGTCCTTGTGGCGGTGGTGCTCGTCCGCCTCGAGGCGGAGCGCGGGGATCTCGGGGATCACCCGCTCGGCGAGGCCCGTCTCGACGAGCAGGTCGATCCCTGCCCGCGGCGCCGCACCGTTGACGAGCTTCACGAGCTCGTCCCGCACGCGCTCGGCGGAGATGATCTCAATCCGATCGGCCATGTCCGTCATGGCCTTCTTGACCTCCGGCGCCACGCCGACTCCGAGCTGGGACGCGAACCGCGCCGCCCGCATCATCCGCAGCGGGTCGTCCGAGAAGGACAGCTCGGGGGCGCCCGGGGTGCGCAGGAGGCGGGCATGGAGGTCGGTGAGGCCGCCGAATGGATCCACGAGTTCGAGATCGGGCAGGCGCAGTGCCATGGCATTCATGCTGAAGTCCCGGCGCTCGAGATCCGCCACGAGATCCGTGCCGAACGCGACCGCGGGCTTGCGGGAGTCGGGGTCGTACGCCTCGGCGCGGTATGTCGTGACCTCGATCTGGTGGCCGCCCTTGCGCAGGCCGATCGTGCCGTACTCCCGCCCGATGTCCCAGTGTGCGTCCGCCCAGCCCTTGATCACCGAGATGGTCTCGTCGGGGCTCGCGTCCGTGGTGAAGTCCAGATCCGGCGAGGTGCGGCCCAGGAAGAGGTCGCGCACCGGCCCGCCGACGAGGGAGAGCTCGAAGCCCGCGCCGGCAAACCGCCGTCCGAGTTCGAGGACCACGGGGTCCACCGCGAATCGCGCTTCCTGCACTGCCGTCTTGTCTGCTCCCATAGTCCTTAAAGCTTGGCAGATCCCGGCGCGGGCCCGTTCCACCCCCAGAGGTGCCGTCCGGGGCGGGGGCTCTTTCGTTAGAGTGGTCTGCATGGTCATCCCGTTGCCGAGCGATCCTCAGAAGAGGAGGAGTGCGCCCCTGCCGTCGGCCGTCGGGCCGCACATCGCCCCGGCCGGTCATGCCTACCCCTCGTCGCTGCCCACCGTGGAGGAGGTCTCGGCCGGCGGCGTCGTCGTCGACACCTCGGATCTGAACCTGCCGGTGGCGATCATCGCGCGCCTCAACCGCGGGGGACGCCTCGAGTGGTGCCTGCCCAAGGGCCACCCGGAGGGCCGCGAATCGAACGAGCGCGCCGCCGTGCGGGAGATCAACGAGGAGACGGGCATCATGGGCGAGATCCTCGCCCCGCTCGGCAGCATCGACTACTGGTTCACGGTCACGGGCCATCGGGTCCACAAGACGGTGCACCATTACCTCCTGCGCGCCACGGGCGGGCACCTGACCATCGAGAACGACCCGGACCACGAGGCGATCGACGTCGCGTGGGTCCCCATCTCCGAGCTCGCCCGTCGCCTCTCCTTCCCGAACGAGCGCCGCATCGCGGACCTGGCCCGCGAGGTGCTGCCCGAGCACCTGCTCGCGTGAGGTAGCCGTGGCCACGCCCAAGTCCGCACCGGTCTCCGAGGCCCGCTCGAGCGCGATCATGGCGGCAGGCACCCTCGTCTCGAGGGCGCTCGGCTTCATCCGCTCCTGGATGCTGATCCTCGCCCTGGGCCTGGGCTCGACCGTCGCGGACACGTTCGTCAACGCGAACAACCTGCCGAACCTGATCTTCCTGCTCGTGGCCGGCGGCGTGTTCAACTCGGTCCTCGTCCCGCAGATCATCAAGGCGAGCAAGGCCGCGGACGGGGGCGCCGACTACATCAGCCGCCTCCTGACCCTCGGCGTGCTCGTGATGCTTGTGCTGACGGCCGCCGTGACCGTGGCCGCGCCATGGGTCATGAGACTGACCACCTCCGGATACAGCCCCCCGCAGCTCGAACTCGCCACGGTGTTCGCGTACTGGTGCCTGCCCCAGATCTTCTTCTACGGCCTCTACGCGCTCCTGACGCAGGTGCTCAATGCGCACGGGGCATTCGGTCCGGCCATGTGGGCTCCAATCGTGAACAACATCGTGGCGATCGCCGGCCTGGGCATGTTCGTGTGGATCTTCGGGGCGAACCGGGCCAACCCGCACAGCCTCGACAACTGGACCGGCGCCCACACGTTCTTCATCGCCGCGATGTCCACGATCGGCGTCGTGATCCAGACGGCGCTCCTCTTCATCCCCGTCATGCGGCTGCGGCTCGGACTGGCGCCGCGATTCGGCTGGCGCGGGGTGGGACTCGGTGCGGCCGCGCGGCTGGGCATCTGGACGCTCGCGACCACCGCCGTGGGGCAGCTGACGTTCCTCTATGTCATGAAGATCGCGTCCCAGCCGGGCGCCGAGCGCGAGCGGCTCCAAGAGGCCGGCAACCCGCTGTGGCAGCAGGTTCCCGGCAATACCGTGCTCGAGATCGCCTCGCAGCTCTACCTGCTGCCGCACTCGATCATCGCGCTCTCCCTCGCCACGGTCCTCTTCAACCGGATGACCGAGGCCTCCCAGGCCGGGGACCGCTCCGGCGTCCGAGAGGCGCTTTCGCACGGCCTCCGGACGATGGCCGTCGCGACGGTCTTCGCCGCGCTCGCGCTGTTCGCGCTGGCCGCGCCGCTGGGCATGTTCTTTTCCGGAGGGCGCGCCTCGGACGGCGTCATGCTCGCCCAGACCCTGAGCATCCTCGCGCTCAGCACGCCCTTCATGAGCGCGAACTTCATGATGGCCCGCGTCTTCTACGCCAACGAGGACGCCCGCACCCCGTTCAAGATCCAGCTGTGGCTCGCGATCCTCAACGTGGTCGGCGCGTTCGCGATCCAGTTCCTGGCGGCGCGCTACATCATCTTCGCGATCGCCGGCCTGTACACGGTGGGCAACATCCT is a window encoding:
- a CDS encoding histidine phosphatase family protein, with protein sequence MNGMGLPGMEDFGLTRLWLLRHGETEWSKSGQYTGLTDLPLTPVGEEQARTAGKTLYGVDFGLVLTSPLQRARRTAELAGYPEAQPEPNAVEWDYGDYEGVRSADVRRENPDYLIWKDGVPNGEALDHVGERADRIVERVRTAGVENALVVAHGHFCRILAARWMGLPADMGRHFVLGTAEVCRLGWDKKTPAIEAWGL
- a CDS encoding CCA tRNA nucleotidyltransferase, whose protein sequence is MGADKTAVQEARFAVDPVVLELGRRFAGAGFELSLVGGPVRDLFLGRTSPDLDFTTDASPDETISVIKGWADAHWDIGREYGTIGLRKGGHQIEVTTYRAEAYDPDSRKPAVAFGTDLVADLERRDFSMNAMALRLPDLELVDPFGGLTDLHARLLRTPGAPELSFSDDPLRMMRAARFASQLGVGVAPEVKKAMTDMADRIEIISAERVRDELVKLVNGAAPRAGIDLLVETGLAERVIPEIPALRLEADEHHRHKDVYQHSLTVLEQAIGLETGPDGPVPGPDFVLRFAALMHDAGKPATRRFEPGGGVSFRHHDVVGAKIVKKRMKALRFDNDTIKAVARLVELHMRFYGYGDAGWTDSAVRRYVTDAGPLLERLHRLTRSDVTTRNQRKADRLSFAYDDLEQRIAELAEREELAAIRPDLDGAQIMDILGIRPGPLVGRAYQFLLNERMENGPLPHDTARERLLQWWAEQPEGSTPESGAVESEGH
- a CDS encoding NUDIX hydrolase; translation: MPSAVGPHIAPAGHAYPSSLPTVEEVSAGGVVVDTSDLNLPVAIIARLNRGGRLEWCLPKGHPEGRESNERAAVREINEETGIMGEILAPLGSIDYWFTVTGHRVHKTVHHYLLRATGGHLTIENDPDHEAIDVAWVPISELARRLSFPNERRIADLAREVLPEHLLA
- the murJ gene encoding murein biosynthesis integral membrane protein MurJ: MATPKSAPVSEARSSAIMAAGTLVSRALGFIRSWMLILALGLGSTVADTFVNANNLPNLIFLLVAGGVFNSVLVPQIIKASKAADGGADYISRLLTLGVLVMLVLTAAVTVAAPWVMRLTTSGYSPPQLELATVFAYWCLPQIFFYGLYALLTQVLNAHGAFGPAMWAPIVNNIVAIAGLGMFVWIFGANRANPHSLDNWTGAHTFFIAAMSTIGVVIQTALLFIPVMRLRLGLAPRFGWRGVGLGAAARLGIWTLATTAVGQLTFLYVMKIASQPGAERERLQEAGNPLWQQVPGNTVLEIASQLYLLPHSIIALSLATVLFNRMTEASQAGDRSGVREALSHGLRTMAVATVFAALALFALAAPLGMFFSGGRASDGVMLAQTLSILALSTPFMSANFMMARVFYANEDARTPFKIQLWLAILNVVGAFAIQFLAARYIIFAIAGLYTVGNILSVFLSSHYLRRLLGHLDGAHVARSYIRMGYAATGSAVVGAAAVGLLGGYSPSGFIWSSNFAALGAIMIIAVPMLIVYFVLLRVFRVTELRDLLAPILGRLGGRLGGGAAAPSSAGASTAPTHDGAGAAASRSEPAEAPITAAITISDDTGIIPRISGQFDPVMYRARPSAPPAERLPGRRSFQGPPGQNPHFPED